A genome region from Aurantiacibacter sp. MUD61 includes the following:
- the leuB gene encoding 3-isopropylmalate dehydrogenase, which produces MKIALFPGDGIGPEIMDEARRVLCALDLPGLDVLEGDVGGVAYKRHGHPLPEETLDMARATDGVLFGAVGDPSCDNLERHLRPEQAILGLRAELGLFANLRPATTFAGLEDMSALKPEIAREIDVLIVRELNGDVYFGEKGMRETANGEREGYDLMSYAESEVRRIAHVAFRAAQGRKGKLCSVDKANVLETSQLWRDVIIETATEYPDVELSHMYVDNAAMQLVKNPGQFDVIVTGNLFGDVLSDQASMCVGSIGLLASAALGERQTEFGTFGMYEPIHGSAPDIAGQGKANPMAMILSLAMLLRHSLGREEDAVRVENAVAKALEDGVLGGDLGGSAGTREIGDAVMARL; this is translated from the coding sequence ATGAAAATCGCCCTGTTCCCCGGAGACGGTATCGGCCCTGAAATCATGGATGAGGCGCGCCGCGTGCTCTGCGCGCTCGACCTACCGGGTCTCGACGTGCTGGAAGGAGATGTCGGCGGCGTTGCGTACAAGCGCCATGGCCATCCGCTGCCCGAAGAAACGCTCGACATGGCGCGTGCTACCGATGGCGTGCTGTTCGGCGCGGTAGGCGATCCGTCCTGTGATAATCTGGAACGCCACCTGCGGCCCGAACAGGCGATCCTCGGCCTCCGCGCGGAACTGGGCCTGTTTGCCAATCTGCGCCCCGCTACGACCTTCGCCGGGCTCGAGGATATGTCCGCTCTGAAGCCCGAAATCGCTCGCGAAATCGATGTGCTGATCGTGCGTGAGCTCAATGGCGACGTGTATTTCGGCGAAAAGGGCATGCGCGAGACCGCGAACGGCGAGCGCGAGGGCTATGACCTCATGTCCTACGCGGAAAGCGAAGTCCGCCGCATCGCGCATGTCGCCTTTCGCGCCGCGCAGGGACGCAAGGGCAAGCTTTGCAGCGTCGACAAGGCCAATGTGCTCGAAACGAGCCAGCTCTGGCGCGATGTTATCATCGAGACCGCTACCGAATATCCGGACGTCGAGCTCAGCCATATGTATGTCGATAATGCCGCCATGCAGCTCGTCAAAAATCCCGGCCAGTTTGATGTGATCGTGACCGGCAATCTCTTCGGCGATGTATTGTCCGATCAGGCGAGCATGTGCGTGGGTTCGATCGGTCTCCTCGCCAGCGCAGCGCTCGGTGAGCGGCAGACCGAATTCGGGACTTTCGGCATGTACGAGCCGATCCACGGCAGCGCCCCGGATATTGCCGGGCAGGGCAAGGCCAATCCGATGGCGATGATCCTCTCGCTGGCGATGCTGCTGCGGCATTCTCTGGGGCGAGAGGAGGATGCGGTGCGGGTCGAAAACGCAGTCGCCAAGGCGCTCGAAGATGGCGTACTCGGCGGCGATCTGGGTGGGTCTGCCGGAACACGCGAAATCGGCGACGCGGTGATGGCGCGGCTGTAA
- a CDS encoding glycosyltransferase family 2 protein — MKMSHEQFQQQIETAATLAKAQASRPLELAIVLPTLNEKDNIAPMVDRLEEALGPSGWEAVFVDDNSHDGTAEEARRIGRTDPRIRVIQRIGRRGLASAAIEGMCATAAPYVAVMDADHQHDPKLLIDMLEAVKSGEYDLAYASRFAEGGNADGLSSKGRESGSRVANALARKLTGTELTDAMSGFFLLRTDQLRKQAGNLSGIGFKIMLDILATAQPRLKVKEFPLKFAERLAGESKLDHGVVLDFIGGLVERYFGRWIPTRFVLFGMVGGLGVFVHMAVLAAIYTPGLVAFGWGQAIATMVAMTFNFWLNNLLTYRDKKLDGADGLFWGWLKFCGACAVGAFANVAVATVLEDQGLVWWGAALIGVVIASVWNYALSSKFVWGRFR, encoded by the coding sequence ATGAAGATGAGCCACGAACAGTTTCAACAGCAGATCGAAACCGCCGCCACCTTGGCGAAGGCGCAGGCCTCGCGCCCGCTGGAGCTGGCGATTGTGCTGCCGACGCTGAATGAAAAAGACAATATCGCCCCGATGGTCGATCGGCTGGAAGAGGCGCTGGGCCCGTCCGGCTGGGAAGCCGTGTTCGTGGACGACAATTCGCATGATGGCACCGCGGAAGAGGCGCGCCGTATCGGTCGCACCGACCCCCGCATCCGCGTGATCCAGCGCATCGGCCGCCGCGGCCTCGCCAGCGCCGCAATCGAAGGCATGTGCGCCACCGCCGCGCCCTATGTCGCGGTAATGGATGCCGATCACCAGCACGATCCGAAACTGCTCATCGACATGCTGGAAGCGGTCAAATCGGGCGAATACGATCTCGCCTATGCCAGTCGCTTTGCCGAAGGCGGCAATGCCGATGGCCTGTCATCGAAGGGCCGTGAAAGCGGCAGCCGTGTCGCCAACGCGCTCGCGCGGAAACTGACCGGGACCGAACTGACCGACGCCATGAGCGGGTTCTTCCTGTTGCGTACGGACCAGCTGCGGAAACAGGCTGGAAACCTTTCGGGCATAGGGTTCAAGATCATGCTCGACATTCTCGCGACTGCCCAGCCGCGTCTCAAAGTGAAGGAATTTCCCTTGAAATTTGCCGAACGTCTCGCTGGCGAAAGCAAGCTCGATCACGGCGTGGTGCTCGATTTCATCGGCGGCCTTGTCGAACGCTATTTCGGCCGCTGGATCCCGACGCGCTTCGTGCTGTTCGGCATGGTCGGCGGCCTCGGCGTCTTCGTCCACATGGCGGTTCTCGCCGCGATTTATACCCCGGGCCTCGTGGCCTTCGGCTGGGGTCAGGCGATCGCGACGATGGTGGCGATGACTTTCAACTTCTGGCTCAACAACCTCCTCACCTATCGCGATAAGAAGCTGGACGGAGCAGACGGCCTGTTCTGGGGCTGGCTCAAATTCTGCGGCGCCTGCGCCGTGGGCGCCTTCGCCAATGTCGCGGTGGCGACGGTGCTGGAAGACCAGGGCCTCGTCTGGTGGGGTGCTGCTCTGATCGGCGTCGTTATCGCGAGCGTGTGGAACTACGCCCTGTCGAGCAAGTTCGTGTGGGGCCGGTTTCGCTAG